From the genome of Leptolyngbya subtilissima AS-A7, one region includes:
- a CDS encoding Crp/Fnr family transcriptional regulator: MLNSVERLLFIRNVPMFKELRDDFLVRLASVMDEVFYDSNYTIITEGQEGRSMYIVVSGRVSVHIGGQEVAQLKEDECFGEMSVFDAEPRSASVTTLEPCACLVLTQQQLYDAIDETPGIAVNVIRLLSRRIRELNQDLNQVKQQLTQPSPFPQTRPQWYRPLPFPPSEPLARSGS; encoded by the coding sequence ATGTTAAACAGCGTCGAACGTCTCCTATTTATTCGCAACGTCCCCATGTTCAAGGAGCTGCGGGACGACTTTTTGGTGCGGCTGGCCTCGGTAATGGATGAGGTGTTCTACGACAGCAACTACACCATCATCACCGAAGGCCAGGAGGGGCGATCTATGTACATTGTGGTGTCGGGCCGCGTCAGTGTGCATATCGGCGGTCAGGAAGTAGCCCAGCTCAAAGAAGACGAGTGCTTTGGCGAAATGTCGGTGTTTGATGCCGAGCCGCGATCGGCCTCGGTTACCACCCTAGAGCCCTGCGCCTGCCTGGTGCTTACCCAGCAGCAGCTCTACGACGCCATCGACGAAACCCCCGGTATTGCAGTTAACGTGATTCGCCTGCTCTCGCGCCGCATTCGCGAGCTCAACCAAGACCTCAACCAGGTCAAACAGCAGCTGACGCAGCCTTCACCGTTCCCCCAAACCCGGCCCCAGTGGTATCGGCCGCTGCCATTTCCGCCGTCGGAACCCCTAGCGCGATCGGGCAGTTAG
- a CDS encoding LemA family protein has translation MGVLILLVTVLLIGAVFFVNLYNRLVTGRNRYQNAYAQIDVQLRRRYDLIPNLVESVKGYMSHEKETLTAVINARNSAMSASRQAAQAPGDPQAMTQLAAAEGMLDSTLGRFFALSEAYPDLKANQNMAQLIEELRSTENRIAFARQAFNDAVTLYNTQREMFPGNLIAGSFNFNSAQLLEESTPEVKEVPRVSFS, from the coding sequence ATGGGGGTACTGATATTGCTGGTGACTGTCCTACTGATTGGGGCGGTCTTTTTTGTCAATCTCTATAACCGCTTGGTGACTGGGCGCAATCGCTACCAAAATGCCTATGCCCAAATCGATGTGCAGCTGCGCCGCCGCTACGATCTAATTCCTAACCTGGTGGAGAGCGTCAAGGGCTATATGTCCCACGAGAAAGAAACCCTGACGGCGGTCATCAACGCCCGCAACAGTGCTATGAGTGCCAGCCGTCAGGCAGCTCAGGCTCCCGGCGATCCGCAAGCGATGACTCAGCTGGCAGCAGCCGAGGGCATGCTCGACAGCACCCTGGGTCGATTTTTTGCGCTGTCGGAAGCCTACCCCGACCTCAAGGCCAACCAAAATATGGCCCAGCTAATCGAAGAACTGCGCTCCACTGAGAACCGCATCGCCTTTGCTCGCCAGGCGTTTAATGACGCTGTCACCCTCTACAACACCCAGCGGGAGATGTTTCCCGGCAATCTGATCGCGGGCAGCTTTAATTTCAACTCGGCTCAGCTGCTTGAAGAAAGCACTCCCGAAGTCAAAGAAGTCCCCCGCGTATCCTTTAGCTAG
- a CDS encoding M48 family metallopeptidase, giving the protein MNFFEHQDQARRNTTKLLLLFGLSIAVMIAAFYVVAIAVLSTQATSELGGLSLWQPGILFWVTSGTLAFMMVGSSTKMAQLSQGGHSLAKGLGGRELNPLTDDPDEQRLINVVSEMALASGTPIPAVYLLDDEPGINAFAAGHTADKAVIGVTRGCLDQLNRDELQGVIGHEFSHILNGDMGLNLKLIGVIHGLLLIYIAGRVVLRLSCYSDGSSRRSKDDKGAGAVLAAALAMVVIGYLGVLCGRLIKSAVSREREFLADASAVQFTRNPEGLTGALRKIGQISAGSTMVSPMAETTSHLLFGEANGNLSFLGEWFATHPPLGERLRRLGQVPIPQGSSPLAAEASVSSPDESLVMGLHGGTSTAVQQGIVAIASPAPSQFMTAIGTTDARRLEQVRSLLSELPAEVKAALQNPTAAAEVVYALLVRTKPALQTQQLEYLSNTYGPDCRERVGQIYNRVRALKPGQDLLLLEALVPALQQLDSEAGQKFVQTAQALSQPGGRLLLSNYPLQLILRKRLSSHSAQPATITDINDLWSDALVVLALLARVGHARPEDAIYAFKLGISQMPGAKTQTSPNQLPPINSADINASLSRLEQAAPKLKQTIVDACAHTVLADNDVTPAEMGLLRAVVITLDCPAPPFLT; this is encoded by the coding sequence ATGAATTTCTTTGAGCATCAAGACCAGGCCCGCCGCAACACCACCAAGCTGCTGCTGCTGTTTGGGCTATCAATCGCAGTGATGATCGCAGCATTTTATGTCGTTGCGATCGCGGTTCTATCCACCCAAGCCACCTCAGAGCTTGGTGGTTTATCGCTCTGGCAGCCCGGTATCTTGTTTTGGGTGACCAGCGGTACCCTGGCTTTTATGATGGTGGGCAGCTCGACTAAGATGGCCCAGCTCAGCCAGGGGGGCCACAGTCTGGCCAAAGGCTTGGGCGGGCGAGAGCTAAACCCCCTCACCGATGACCCTGATGAGCAGCGGTTGATCAATGTAGTCAGCGAGATGGCACTGGCCTCGGGCACCCCCATCCCCGCTGTGTACTTGCTGGATGACGAGCCGGGCATCAACGCCTTTGCGGCAGGTCACACCGCTGACAAAGCCGTGATTGGAGTGACCCGTGGCTGTCTCGACCAGCTCAACCGCGATGAGCTGCAAGGGGTGATTGGCCACGAGTTTAGCCACATTCTCAACGGCGACATGGGCCTCAACCTCAAGCTAATTGGGGTAATTCACGGTCTGCTGCTGATCTATATTGCTGGGCGGGTGGTGCTGCGCTTGAGCTGCTACTCCGACGGATCGTCGCGCCGATCAAAGGACGACAAAGGGGCAGGGGCGGTGTTGGCAGCGGCTCTGGCCATGGTGGTGATTGGCTACCTGGGGGTGCTGTGCGGACGGTTGATCAAAAGTGCTGTATCGCGGGAGCGAGAGTTTTTAGCCGATGCCTCAGCGGTGCAGTTTACCCGTAACCCTGAGGGTTTGACTGGGGCGCTGCGCAAAATTGGCCAGATTTCGGCGGGGTCAACGATGGTTTCCCCTATGGCCGAAACCACCAGCCACCTACTGTTTGGCGAGGCCAACGGCAACTTGTCGTTCTTGGGGGAGTGGTTTGCCACCCATCCGCCCCTGGGCGAGCGACTGCGACGCCTAGGCCAGGTACCGATCCCCCAGGGAAGTTCTCCCCTGGCCGCCGAGGCATCGGTTAGCTCCCCAGACGAATCGCTGGTGATGGGGCTGCATGGGGGCACAAGTACCGCCGTACAGCAAGGGATTGTTGCGATCGCCTCCCCCGCCCCCAGCCAGTTTATGACCGCCATTGGCACCACCGATGCCCGACGGTTGGAGCAGGTGCGATCGCTGCTAAGCGAGCTACCCGCCGAAGTCAAGGCGGCCCTGCAAAACCCTACTGCTGCTGCCGAGGTAGTTTATGCTCTGCTGGTGCGAACCAAGCCCGCCCTACAAACTCAGCAGCTCGAGTACCTGTCCAACACCTATGGCCCAGATTGCAGGGAACGAGTAGGACAGATTTACAATCGGGTTCGCGCCCTCAAGCCAGGGCAAGATTTGCTGTTGCTAGAGGCGTTAGTTCCTGCCCTCCAGCAGCTCGACTCCGAGGCGGGGCAAAAGTTTGTTCAAACGGCCCAAGCCCTGAGCCAGCCGGGGGGCCGCCTGCTGCTCTCGAACTATCCACTGCAGCTGATTCTGCGTAAACGGTTGTCGAGTCATTCAGCTCAACCTGCGACCATCACCGACATAAACGATCTCTGGAGTGACGCCCTTGTGGTGCTGGCCCTGCTGGCGCGGGTCGGCCACGCTCGCCCAGAGGATGCCATCTACGCTTTCAAGCTGGGTATTTCGCAAATGCCGGGGGCCAAAACGCAGACCTCGCCAAACCAACTGCCGCCGATTAACAGCGCTGATATCAACGCTAGCCTCAGCCGTCTAGAACAAGCTGCCCCCAAACTCAAACAGACCATTGTTGATGCCTGTGCCCATACGGTGCTGGCCGACAACGATGTTACTCCCGCCGAGATGGGGCTGCTGCGGGCGGTGGTGATTACCCTTGACTGCCCGGCCCCACCTTTTCTTACCTAG
- the rpmB gene encoding 50S ribosomal protein L28, with translation MARHCQLTGKKANNAFSISHSHRRTKRLQEANLQEKRVWWPQGKRWVKLRLSTKAIKTLQTKGLEAMAKEVGLNLNKC, from the coding sequence ATGGCTCGTCATTGTCAACTCACCGGGAAGAAGGCCAACAACGCCTTTTCGATCTCTCACTCTCACCGCCGCACTAAGCGCCTGCAAGAGGCCAACCTGCAAGAAAAGCGCGTGTGGTGGCCCCAGGGCAAGCGTTGGGTCAAGCTGCGCCTGTCGACTAAAGCGATCAAAACCCTTCAAACCAAGGGGCTTGAAGCTATGGCCAAGGAAGTTGGCCTCAACCTGAACAAGTGCTAG
- a CDS encoding PEP-CTERM sorting domain-containing protein gives MKHWSAITVPCLGLALALASPSLAAAADPLPSGLLELTQGNSTYRADLLRFSEEQSWLVDGIETLFTDLYFLNLSNLAAPQELRLEDFQPTAFSQPSPDRLSASFLGTNLAFSLDSVLLGGAPGSYRAARHETVTLTNTGSDWLDVSLFKYVDYDLQFDGALTNNTAFFTNNTLTQTDANGARATLSVDQAPTAVQISPYGPLLAQLYNVPATGLQNTPGPLVDADITAAVQFDRSLAPGESVVFKFVMEVQRQTTSKAVPEPGTAFAIGIVAAGLALLRRRN, from the coding sequence ATGAAACATTGGTCTGCCATTACCGTTCCATGTCTGGGTTTAGCCCTGGCTCTGGCCAGCCCTAGTTTGGCTGCGGCTGCAGACCCCTTGCCCTCCGGACTACTAGAACTCACCCAGGGCAACTCAACCTACCGCGCCGATCTGCTGCGTTTTAGCGAGGAGCAATCCTGGCTCGTTGACGGCATCGAAACGCTGTTCACAGACCTATACTTTCTCAACCTCAGCAACCTAGCTGCCCCCCAGGAGCTGCGGCTCGAAGATTTTCAGCCCACCGCATTTAGCCAACCCAGCCCCGATCGCCTCAGCGCGAGTTTCTTGGGGACTAATCTGGCCTTTTCCCTCGATTCTGTGCTGTTAGGGGGTGCCCCAGGCAGCTATCGCGCCGCTCGCCACGAAACCGTGACCCTAACCAACACGGGTAGCGACTGGCTTGATGTCAGCCTGTTTAAGTACGTCGACTACGACCTTCAGTTTGACGGCGCGCTCACCAACAACACCGCTTTTTTTACAAACAATACCCTTACCCAAACCGACGCCAACGGTGCCCGGGCCACTCTCAGCGTCGACCAGGCCCCAACGGCAGTGCAGATTAGTCCCTACGGTCCGCTATTGGCTCAGCTCTACAATGTCCCAGCTACGGGGTTGCAAAATACCCCCGGCCCCCTAGTCGATGCTGATATCACTGCCGCCGTTCAGTTTGACCGCTCTCTGGCCCCCGGCGAATCGGTGGTGTTTAAGTTTGTGATGGAAGTGCAGCGCCAGACAACATCAAAGGCCGTCCCCGAACCAGGAACGGCCTTTGCGATCGGTATTGTAGCGGCGGGGCTGGCGCTACTGCGCCGCCGAAATTAG
- the map gene encoding type I methionyl aminopeptidase, with the protein MNFLANLIPGRADQDTLPKRSRRVRGVELKTEAELEIMRGAARIVATVLKEIEALVQPGMTTADLDAHAEKRIRELGATPSFKGYHGFPASICACVNDQVVHGIPHKRQVIRRGDLLKVDTGAYYNGFHGDSCITIAVGEVSAQAQQLMTAAEAALYAGIAQVKPGNTLLDIAGAIEDCITSSGFTVVEDFTGHGVGRNLHEAPSVFNFRTRQLPNMKLLPGMTLAIEPILNAGSKQTRTLKDQWTVVTVDRSLSAQFEHTVLVSETGYEILTDRSSIPVALAS; encoded by the coding sequence ATGAACTTTTTGGCGAATCTGATTCCCGGTCGAGCTGACCAGGATACCCTGCCCAAGCGCAGCCGTCGGGTGCGGGGGGTAGAGCTGAAGACCGAGGCCGAGCTAGAGATTATGCGCGGAGCCGCCCGCATTGTGGCCACGGTGCTGAAAGAAATCGAGGCCCTGGTGCAGCCGGGGATGACCACCGCCGATCTAGACGCCCATGCCGAGAAGCGGATTCGCGAGCTGGGCGCAACGCCTAGTTTTAAGGGTTACCACGGCTTTCCGGCATCGATCTGTGCTTGTGTCAATGACCAGGTGGTGCACGGCATTCCCCACAAGCGTCAGGTAATTCGTCGGGGTGACCTGCTCAAGGTTGATACGGGGGCTTACTACAATGGCTTCCACGGCGACTCCTGCATCACCATTGCGGTGGGCGAGGTATCGGCACAGGCTCAGCAGTTGATGACGGCAGCGGAAGCAGCTCTCTATGCAGGCATTGCTCAAGTAAAGCCGGGAAATACGCTGCTAGACATCGCGGGAGCAATTGAAGACTGTATCACCAGTTCTGGCTTCACGGTGGTTGAAGATTTTACTGGCCACGGGGTGGGGCGTAACCTGCACGAGGCTCCGTCTGTGTTTAACTTTCGCACCCGTCAGCTGCCCAACATGAAGCTGCTACCAGGGATGACGCTGGCGATCGAGCCGATTTTAAACGCTGGGTCTAAGCAGACCCGCACCTTGAAAGATCAGTGGACGGTGGTGACGGTGGATCGATCGCTGTCAGCCCAGTTTGAGCACACGGTGCTGGTGAGCGAGACCGGCTATGAGATTTTGACCGATCGCAGCTCGATCCCAGTGGCCCTAGCTTCCTAA
- a CDS encoding energy transducer TonB, which produces MTTRFAPPERSRPLWQKLLAPMLLASLGLHGLLLLLPTGTDDVPVPPPDPEQDSVAITRVPPAGEANVAAIAGTGAGAIASPSTPLQRPSTASVAPVARANDPVVRSARPQARSRAGTPPSQPRSQTASPTRAQPTQLPPAPANPPTAGAVTPTPATPSAPPSTQPLFDAELGPQLLAYVSTLNLPQAKVDRAAESIQNRFVFNAAAVTNDAFNANQSTWVSTLRQETGQADLLSEINRSEFSTVYPQRVCLADSPGEINVGAVVNPDGSWRGEPALLRSSGYGILDRKALQEIQRHRFAPAEGIKAYVLTIDTSVDYGDRPCLEPNPVP; this is translated from the coding sequence ATGACGACTCGTTTTGCTCCCCCTGAGCGTTCTAGGCCCCTGTGGCAAAAGCTGTTAGCCCCCATGCTGCTAGCATCCCTGGGCCTGCACGGGCTGCTGCTGCTGCTGCCAACGGGCACCGATGATGTCCCGGTTCCCCCTCCGGACCCGGAGCAAGACAGCGTGGCCATTACCCGCGTGCCCCCCGCAGGCGAGGCAAACGTAGCCGCGATCGCAGGCACAGGCGCAGGCGCAATTGCCTCCCCCTCCACGCCGCTGCAGCGGCCTTCAACGGCCTCAGTGGCACCTGTAGCTCGAGCGAATGATCCTGTTGTTCGGTCGGCCCGCCCCCAAGCCCGCTCTAGAGCAGGTACCCCACCGTCGCAACCCCGCTCCCAAACTGCCTCACCCACGCGTGCTCAGCCCACTCAACTCCCACCCGCACCTGCCAACCCACCGACTGCGGGTGCTGTCACCCCTACGCCCGCCACTCCTTCCGCTCCGCCATCCACTCAACCCCTGTTTGACGCCGAGCTAGGCCCACAACTGTTGGCCTACGTGTCCACCCTCAACCTGCCCCAAGCCAAGGTTGACCGGGCGGCAGAGTCTATTCAAAACCGGTTTGTCTTTAATGCCGCTGCCGTCACCAATGACGCCTTCAACGCGAACCAGAGTACTTGGGTCAGCACTCTGCGGCAGGAGACCGGCCAGGCAGATCTATTGTCAGAAATCAATCGTTCCGAGTTTTCTACGGTATATCCCCAGCGAGTGTGCCTAGCGGACTCACCGGGCGAAATCAACGTTGGGGCTGTGGTGAACCCCGACGGGTCTTGGCGAGGTGAGCCTGCTTTGTTGCGCAGCTCGGGCTACGGCATCCTCGATCGCAAAGCCCTGCAAGAAATTCAGCGCCACCGCTTTGCGCCGGCCGAAGGCATCAAAGCCTACGTGCTCACCATCGACACCAGCGTTGACTACGGCGATCGCCCTTGCCTAGAGCCCAATCCAGTCCCTTAG
- a CDS encoding PstS family phosphate ABC transporter substrate-binding protein, which produces MTSRQKFNRYILAGAVTTAVALGIGVPSAVSQNSIIQIDGSSTVYPISEAMAEEFMAANRGTQVTVGVSGTGGGFSKFCAGELDITGASRPIKASEVEACAAAGIEYIEVPVATDALTVVINPENDWADEMTVEQLQTLWSPESQDTVTRWNQIDPSWPNEPIELFGPGTDSGTFDYFTETIVGEAGSSRADYTASEDDNILVIGVSRDPNAIGYFGLAYYLENQDTLKAVAVNGVEPTPENVENGTYAPLSRPIFVYVKKSSLESRPEVRAFVEFMLENGPELVPEVGYVPLSEQRYADILAELSGL; this is translated from the coding sequence ATGACGAGCAGACAGAAATTTAATCGCTATATTCTAGCTGGAGCGGTAACCACCGCAGTAGCGCTAGGCATTGGCGTCCCCAGCGCGGTTTCTCAAAATTCCATTATTCAGATTGATGGGTCTAGCACTGTCTACCCCATATCTGAGGCCATGGCCGAAGAATTTATGGCCGCAAATCGTGGCACTCAGGTAACCGTGGGCGTGTCGGGGACTGGCGGCGGTTTTAGCAAATTTTGCGCTGGCGAACTCGACATCACCGGTGCTTCGCGCCCCATCAAAGCCTCCGAAGTCGAAGCCTGCGCCGCCGCTGGCATTGAATACATTGAAGTGCCCGTCGCCACCGACGCGCTGACGGTGGTCATTAACCCCGAAAACGATTGGGCCGACGAAATGACCGTAGAGCAGCTGCAAACGCTGTGGAGCCCTGAATCCCAGGACACCGTTACCCGCTGGAATCAGATCGACCCCAGCTGGCCCAACGAGCCCATCGAGCTGTTTGGCCCTGGTACCGATTCGGGCACCTTCGACTACTTCACTGAAACGATCGTGGGTGAGGCAGGTTCTAGCCGCGCCGATTACACCGCCAGCGAAGACGACAACATTCTCGTGATTGGCGTCAGCCGCGACCCCAACGCCATTGGCTACTTTGGTCTGGCCTACTACCTCGAAAACCAGGACACCCTCAAAGCAGTCGCCGTCAACGGCGTTGAGCCCACTCCGGAGAATGTCGAGAATGGCACCTACGCGCCTCTATCTCGGCCCATCTTTGTCTACGTCAAGAAGAGCAGCCTAGAGAGCCGCCCCGAGGTGCGCGCCTTTGTCGAGTTCATGCTCGAAAACGGGCCTGAGCTTGTGCCTGAAGTGGGTTATGTGCCGCTGTCTGAGCAGCGCTACGCCGACATTCTGGCTGAGCTATCAGGTTTGTAG